The following proteins come from a genomic window of Nicotiana tomentosiformis chromosome 12, ASM39032v3, whole genome shotgun sequence:
- the LOC104115883 gene encoding protein ACCELERATED CELL DEATH 6-like yields the protein MANKHMAYGTIKEENKTPLQLAAINNKIQVVEKTIEQCRDSLDADTSQGQNVLHIAYAKKHRKMIRLFQEQLWHNNIFEQRDADGNVPYKVTGKSMSFQSHLCWEKLDRNDIRLEELDEKWFKGRMEVWKERANTHLIVVTLILTVSFAAGFTIPGGYDGVDDPNKGMAIISKKTAFKAFAVTDTISMISSTAAVFLHYLATYEEENKRLNRYVVAGVLALVAMLTMMIAFMTGLSNTELLATKQQQRNLIFKATAQPSGMNTAAQTASFQLKQLWKTRYRQQHNGNEKQL from the exons ATGGCGAATAAACATATGGCTTATGGAACtattaaagaagaaaataaaacacCTCTGCAATTAGCTGCCATCAATAATAAAATACAGGTAGTGGAAAAAACTATAGAGCAGTGTCGAGATTCCTTGGACGCAGACACTAGCCAAGGCCAAAATGTTCTTCACATTGCATACGCGAAGAAGCATAGGAAAATGATAAGATTATTCCAAGAACAACTCTGGCACAATAACATCTTTGAGCAAAGAGACGCTGATGGGAACGTGCCCTACAAGGTTACAGGGAAAAGCATGTCGTTTCAGTCTCACCTTTGCTGGGAAAAATTAGATCGCAACGATATCAGATTG GAAGAATTAGATGAGAAGTGGTTCAAAGGACGCATGGAAGTATGGAAAGAAAGAGCAAACACACATTTGATAGTTGTTACACTTATATTAACCGTTTCTTTCGCGGCTGGCTTCACAATTCCTGGTGGTTACGATGGTGTTGATGATCCAAATAAAGGCATGGCAATCATATCCAAGAAAACAGCGTTCAAAGCATTCGCAGTAACAGATACCATTTCCATGATATCTTCGACAGCTGCTGTTTTTCTGCATTACCTTGCAACTTACGAGGAAGAGAACAAAAGGTTGAATCGTTATGTAGTTGCTGGCGTCCTTGCCTTGGTTGCCATGCTAACAATGATGATAGCGTTTATGACTGGCTT AAGTAACACAGAGCTACTAGCAACAAAACAGCAACAGAGAAATCTGATCTTCAAAGCTACAGCTCAACCCAGCGGAATGAATACAGCAGCACAAACGGCAAGTTTTCAACTCAAACAGCTATGGAAAACAAGATATAGGCAGCAACATAATGGGAATGAGAAACAGCTTTGA